The Colletotrichum higginsianum IMI 349063 chromosome 2, whole genome shotgun sequence genome has a segment encoding these proteins:
- a CDS encoding 60S ribosomal protein L32, with translation MVAAKKHVPIVKKRTKLFNRHQSDRFMRVDRSWRKPKGIDNRVRRRFRGNTAMPSIGFGSNKKTKYMMPSGHKAFLVSNVNDVNLLLMHNRTYAAEIAHNVSSRKRIDIISRAKQLGVKVTNPKAKVTTEV, from the exons ATGGTCGCCGCAAAGAAGCACGTTCCCATCGTGAAGAAGC GCACGAAGCTCTTCAACCGCCACCAGTCGGACCGCTTTATGCGCGTTGACCGATCATGGCGCAAACCCAAGGGTATTGACAACCGTGTCCGCCGTCGCTTCAGGGGCAACACTGCCATGCCCTCG ATTGGCTTCGGTTCCAACAAGAAGACCAAGTACATGATGCCCTCCGGCCACAAGGCCTTCCTTGTCAGCAACGTCAACGACGTCAACCTCCTGCTGATGCACAACCGCACCTACGCTGCCGA GATCGCCCACAACGTCTCCTCGAGAAAGCGTATCGACATCATCTCCCGCGCGAAGCAGCTTGGCGTTAAGGTCACGAAccccaaggccaaggtcacCACCGAGGTTT
- a CDS encoding Tetratricopeptide has protein sequence MSLKQEIETWVSALGRYDNNEFDEALKDFERISDTSKILFNMGVIHATLGEHEKAVECYQRAIKLDQYLAVAYFQQGVSNFLLGDFEEALANFNDTLLYLRGNTMIDYAQLGLLFKLYSCEVLFNRGLCYIYLQQKDAGLQDLSYAVKEKVVEDHNVIDEAIREEAEGYTVFSIPVGVVYRPNEAKVRNLKTKDYLGKARLVAASDRANAFTGFAGSEIKNAGKNDVKDDRPADNISFAATNLVKPGLASRRQQSEPPNGRGVFPPTPPPDQLEANNGGTLSRGQSVRNGPKPMLAKLNIENSRPNERYQKTSSPNDRRGPPPVMRSESRSATPSRGYSRRDLQMRGRPVDEEAEDAYPDELYDMYQGSNGNSTRTSRQTSRRVPQRYMDEEDDGSDYGSFDEGDFEMVSNRRPGTNSMSSRGGSRRPEVRKIRVKVHAEDVRYIMVGAAVEFPDFADRIREKFGLRRRFKIKIRDEDVPNGDMITMGDQDDLDMAIMSVKSQARKARQDIGKMEIWVQEIM, from the exons ATGTCATTGAAGCAG GAAATAGAAACGTGGGTGTCGGCTCTGGGCCGATACGACAACAACGAGTTCGATGAGGCCCTCAAAGATTTTGAAAGAATCTCTGACACATCGAAAATTCTCTTCAACATGGGTGTTATCCACGCCACGTTAGGAGAGCACGAGAAAGCT GTTGAATGCTACCAACGAGCCATCAAGCTCGACCAGTACCTGGCTGTCGCCTACTTCCAGCAAGGCGTCTCAAATTTTCTGCTTGGCGACTTTGAAGAGGCGTTGGCCAACTTCAACGATACTCTCCTTTACTTACGAGGAAACACAATGATCGACTACGCTCAATTGGGGCTGCTCTTCAAACTCTACTCGTGCGAGGTTCTTTTCAACAGAGGTCTCTGCTACATCTACCTGCAACAAAAGGATGCCGGCTTGCAGGATCTGTCGTACGCGGTCAAGGAAAAGGTGGTGGAAGACCACAACGTCATTGACGAGGCAATTCGGGAAGAAGCAGAG GGGTATACCGTCTTCTCCATTCCCGTTGGCGTCGTTTACCGGCCGAACGAGGCAAAGGTTCGAAACCTCAAGACAAAAGACTATCTCGGAAAGGCCCGGCTGGTAGCCGCCTCCGATCGCGCGAATGCATTCACAGGCTTTGCCGGGTCCGAGATCAAGAAT GCCGGCAAGAATGACGTCAAGGACGACAGGCCCGCTGACAACATCTCCTTCGCCGCCACTAACCTGGTCAAGCCTGGTCTGGCATCAAGAAGACAACAGTCTGAGCCGCCCAACGGCCGCGGTGTCTTCCCTCCGACACCTCCGCCTGACCAGCTGGAGGCTAACAACGGCGGCACCTTATCCCGCGGGCAATCTGTTCGCAATGGGCCCAAGCCGATGCTCGCGAAGCTGAACATCGAAAACTCTAGACCCAACGAGCGATACCAGAAGACGAGCAGCCCGAACGATAGGAgagggccgccgcccgtTATGAGGTCTGAGTCACGGTCTGCCACGCCCAGCAGAGGATACTCCAGGCGCGACCTTCAAATGCGTGGCCGCCCGGTTGATGAAGAGGCGGAAGATGCCTACCCCGATGAGCTGTACGACATGTACCAGGGTAGCAACGGCAACAGCACGAGAACCAGCCGACAAACCTCCCGCCGTGTGCCGCAACGGTACAtggacgaagaggatgacGGTTCTGACTATGGCTCCTTCGATGAGGGCGACTTCGAGATGGTCTCCAATAGACGCCCCGGCACAAACTCCATGTCTTCTCGTGGCGGTTCGAGGAGACCCGAAGTCCGCAAGATTCGCGTCAAGGTTCACGCCGAGGATGTTCGATACATCATGGTTGGTGCGGCAGTCGAGTTCCCCGACTTCGCCGACCGGATCCGCGAGAAATTCGGCCTTCGCCGGCGTTTCAAAATCAAGATCCGCGATGAAGACGTGCCGAATGGTGATATGATTACCATGGGTGACCAAGACGATCTGGACATGGCCATTATGAGCGTGAAGAGCCAAGCAAGAAAGGCAAGGCAGGACATCGGCAAGATGGAG ATCTGGGTCCAAGAGATTATGTAG
- a CDS encoding DnaJ domain-containing protein, producing MDSGGPSAGPDMSGEEDIDLYELLGIDKDASQDQIKKAYRKAALLHHPDKVPEDRREESEAKFKAVSQAYEILKDEDKRHLYDTHGMAAFDPSRGGPGGPGGVEVDLNDILSQMFGMGMGGPGGPGGGPRRPRRGPDEDQPYKVTLEELYKGKTVKFSANKQVVCGSCKGSGAKANVKPQPCEKCRGAGMAEAFRQVGPGMVRKETVICDRCEGSGNFYKEKDRCKKCKGKRTTSETKVLEIYIPRGSQNGERIVLEGEADQFPDQTPGDIVFHLAEEPHDDFTRIGNDLSAELNVTLAEALGGFSRTVLTHLDGRGIHIERLRGQILRPGDILKVPGEGMPHKRGESKGDLYLIVNVEFPEDGWLKDEKDYEVLNKLLPPPPPPIEAEEVDDVDYEEVDSLDSMGANSNDPRFGGEWEDEDEDDGQPQCQPQ from the exons ATGGACAGTGGTGGACCGAGTGCCGGTCCCGATATGTCGGGGGAGGAAGACATTGACCTCTACG AGCTCCTTGGGATCGATAAGGATGCCTCGCAGGATCAGATCAAGAAGGCATACCGCAAG GCTGCCCTTCTTCATCACCCCGACAAAGTTCCCGAGGACCGCAGAGAAGAATCGGAAGCCAAGTTCAAGGCCGTTAGCCAGGCCTATGAAATCCTCAAGGATGAGGACAAGCGCCACCTCTACGATACCCACGGTATGGCCGCCTTCGACCCTTCGCGgggcggccccggcggccccggcggcgtcgaagtcGACCTGAACGACATCCTGTCACAAATGTTCGGAATGGGCATGGGCGGCCCCGGAGGTCCTGGTGGTGGTCCCAGAAGACCCCGTCGCGGCCCTGACGAGGACCAGCCTTACAAGGTCACGCTCGAGGAGTTGTACAAGGGCAAGACTGTCAAGTTCTCCGCGAACAAGCAGGTCGTCTGCGGCTCCTGCAAGGGATCCGGCGCCAAAGCGAACGTCAAGCCCCAGCCGTGCGAGAAGTGCAGAGGAGCCGGTATGGCAGAGGCCTTCCGCCAGGTTGGCCCGGGTATGGTGCGCAAGGAGACCGTAATTTGCGACCGCTGCGAGGGATCCGGCAACTTCTACAAGGAGAAGGACCGCTGCAAGAAGTGCAAGGGTAAGCGCACGACTTCCGAGACCAAGGTCCTCGAGATCTACATCCCCAGAGGCTCCCAAAACGGCGAGCGGATTGTGTTGGAGGGAGAGGCGGACCAGTTCCCCGACCAGACCCCCGGAGACATTGTTTTCCATCTGGCCGAGGAGCCCCACGACGATTTCACCCGCATCGGCAACGACTTGTCTGCTGAGTTGAACGTCACCCTGGCTGAGGCTCTTGGCGGCTTTTCTCGTACTGTCTTAACGCACCTCGACGGTCGCGGTATTCACATCGAAAGACTCCGCGGCCAGATCCTCCGCCCTGGCGACATCCTCAAGGTGCCTGGCGAGGGTATGCCTCACAAGCGTGGCGAGAGCAAGGGCGACTTGTACTTGATTGTCAACGTCGAGTTCCCTGAGGACGGTTGGTTGAAGGACGAAAAGGACTACGAGGTTTTGAACAagcttctccctccccctcccccgccaattgaggccgaggaggttgACGACGTTGACTACGAAGAGGTTGACAGCCTGGACTCG ATGGGTGCCAACTCGAACGACCCGCGGTTCGGCGGCGAAtgggaggacgaggatgaagatgacggtCAACCTCAGTGCCAGCCTCAGTGA
- a CDS encoding Glutamyl-tRNA synthetase gives MSTLVLRPQGRSLFQRSLNACHQCRGVGSPRWHSSVRSGFQALRKKLPPLADKRLRELPDKPARTRFAPSPTGYLHLGSLRTALFNWLIARATGGQFIIRVEDTDRTRIVDDAVERLLADLKWAELNWDEGPDVGGAFGPYEQSKRLDYYKKYTAQLLDDGKAYRCFCTAHDLERHKQQVLDDGGGSAHYPGTCRGISPSQAERRAANGEKHVVRFRSEGRPSFIDQVYGNYQKNEDEDDFILVKSDGYPTYHFANVIDDHLMEITHVIRGAEWLISTPKHIALYDAFKWEPPTFAHAGLLCAQNGEKLSKRNHDIDISSYRDKGVLPSALNNWLALLGWSMNEKDLAKGGEVFYTTNELAEKFSLRFTKGNIKTNPDKLAVFQRKHLTHRLREENPDEELLKQAFLPPTEKLLAHIASLLPSSSTGSSPENTQPTSEPSTATTPEILTSPTNPKHFFSTADFTSLTPCLSSLSTSATHLLEIYRTLAADSPIDPLDLIYEHPSFFLRPSAHAYVRALENLSLPDTTTPPPVLLADLHASLRDIHELDWNADRLQSVINDFSTRHAASVDPEKPARPINKATYALLRLVLTGDHSRGAKPAKLQLALLGRAETLTRFELCAEQ, from the exons ATGTCAACGTTAGTCCTGAGACCCCAGGGCAGGTCCCTTTTTCAGAGGTCGCTCAATGCGTGCCACCAGTGCCGGGGCGTGGGCTCACCGAGATGGCATTCGTCCGTGAGGAGCGGCTTCCAGGCGCTGAGGAAGAAGCTGCCACCGCTGGCCGACAAGAGGCTCCGTGAGCTGCCCGACAAGCCAGCCAGGACGCGTTTCGCCCCCTCGCCGACGGGATATCTCCATCTCGGGTCTCTGAGGACTGCGCTTTTCAATTGGCTTATTGCACGGGCTACCGGCGGGCAGTTCATCATTCGCGTTGAAGACACCGATCGC ACTCGCATCgttgatgatgccgtcgagCGTCTACTTGCAGACCTTAAATGGGCAGAGCTGAACTGGGACGAGGGCCCCGACGTAGGCGGTGCCTTTGGACCCTACGAACAG TCAAAACGTCTGGACTACTATAAAAAGTACACCGCCCAGCTCCTGGATGATGGCAAGGCATACCGCTGCTTCTGCACAGCGCACGACCTCGAGCGCCACAAGCAGCAGGttctcgacgatggcggcggctcaGCACACTACCCGGGGACGTGTCGTGGTATCTCCCCCTCTCAGGCCGAACGCCGCGCTGCCAACGGCGAGAAACACGTCGTGCGCTTCCGGAGCGAAGGCCGCCCATCCTTCATCGACCAGGTCTACGGCAACTACCAGAAGaacgaggatgaggatgacttcatcctcgtcaagAGCGATGGGTACCCGACCTACCACTTCGCCAACGTGATTGACGATCATCTCATGGAGATCACCCACGTCATCCGCGGTGCT GAATGGCTCATCTCGACCCCCAAGCACATTGCCCTCTACGACGCCTTTAAGTGGGAACCCCCAACATTCGCCCATGCCGGCCTCCTTTGTGCCCAGAACGGCGAGAAGTTGAGCAAGCGCAACCACGACATTGACATTTCGTCGTACCGTGACAAGGGGGTTCTTCCCTCAGCGCTGAACAACTGGCTGGCGCTACTGGGCTGGAGCATGAACGAGAAGGACCTCGCCAAGGGAGGCGAGGTATTTTACACTACCAATGAGCTCGCCGAAAAG TTCTCCCTCAGGTTCACAAAGGGCAACATCAAGACCAACCCAGACAAACTGGCCGTCTTCCAACGCAAACACCTCACCCACCGCCTGCGCGAGGAGAAccccgacgaggagctcctcAAACAAGCCTTCCTTCCGCCGACAGAGAAACTCCTTGCTCACATCGcatccctcctcccttcATCTTCCACCGGATCCTCTCCTGAAAACACCCAACCCACCAGCGAACCATCCACAGCCACAACACCAGAGATCCTCACCTCGCCGACCAACCCGAAGCATTTCTTCTCGACAGCCGACTTCACCTCCCTAACACCCTGTCTCTCGTCCCTCTCCACGTCCGCTACCCACCTCCTCGAAATTTACCGCACCCTCGCTGCCGACTCCCCCATCGATCCCCTGGATCTCATCTACGAGCAcccctccttctttctcCGCCCCTCGGCGCACGCCTACGtccgcgccctcgagaaTCTGTCCCTCCCGGATACCacgacccctcccccggtcctcctcgccgacctgcACGCCTCTCTTCGCGACATCCACGAGCTCGACTGGAACGCGGACCGGCTGCAGTCCGTCATCAACGACTTCTCTACGCGccacgccgcctccgtcgacCCGGAAAAGCCCGCGAGGCCGATCAACAAGGCGACGTACGCCCTGCTGCGACTCGTGCTCACGGGCGACCACAGCCGCGGTGCTAAGCCCGCCAAGCTGCAGCTCGCGCTGCTGGGGCGCGCCGAGACCCTGACGAGGTTCGAGCTCTGCGCCGAGCAGTGA